Proteins encoded by one window of Chryseobacterium foetidum:
- a CDS encoding GNAT family N-acetyltransferase has product MKLIKAKEKDIPLIQDLAKRSWEDAYAEILSQEQMKYMLETMYSETEISDHLKNPNYHYYLVFDEVLNVFDGFLGYENHYEDKTTKLHRIYLVPESKGKGLGKKTLEFLNEKVEESGDNRIILNVNKYNSAQKFYESQGYKIYDEGVFDIGNGYVMDDYLMEISLYNS; this is encoded by the coding sequence ATGAAACTAATCAAAGCAAAAGAAAAAGACATCCCATTAATTCAGGATTTGGCGAAAAGGTCGTGGGAAGACGCGTATGCCGAAATTCTTTCTCAGGAACAGATGAAATATATGTTGGAAACCATGTATTCGGAAACTGAAATTTCAGACCACTTAAAAAATCCAAATTATCACTATTACTTGGTTTTTGATGAAGTTTTAAATGTTTTTGACGGATTTTTAGGCTACGAAAATCATTATGAAGATAAGACTACAAAATTGCACAGGATTTATCTCGTTCCTGAAAGCAAAGGAAAAGGTTTAGGCAAAAAAACTCTGGAATTTTTAAATGAAAAAGTAGAAGAAAGTGGCGACAACAGAATTATTTTAAATGTAAATAAATACAATTCCGCTCAGAAATTCTACGAATCACAAGGCTATAAAATTTATGATGAAGGTGTTTTTGATATTGGCAATGGATATGTAATGGATGATTATCTGATGGAGATATCGCTCTATAATTCATAA